In Brassica napus cultivar Da-Ae chromosome A3, Da-Ae, whole genome shotgun sequence, the sequence GCCGACATGAGTAAATTGTACTATGTTTTGGTTCTTGGTCTTAGGACTTTATGTCTAAACCACTTCTTGGTAAACTAAAAACTCGTTGCTATAAATTCTTGTAATTGGTTTAATGCAAGATAAATATTTGCTACTAGTTTGATAAAAGTTATCCGTTGCAAGTTTTGCAACACAAAATGAAAATTAGCTGGGAGTAGGACTTGATGTCTAGTGCCCATAGTAAATATAACTTATGCATCCACCATTGGTGTGTCGTTTGGGTAGAGCTATCTCTCATAGAATAGTTTTTTCTTGGGTCTAACTCATAGAATAGTTGTGATCTTATATGCCTTAGTTAGATTCTTTCGTCATAATGATAAGTCATAATATGTGATACAGTGATATCAAAAGAGCTTTACTGATGATGGTGTGTGATAAAAAGAAATCTGGTAGCAATTTTTGTTCGTTTATACATGCATCAAcacatttttttgttgattaatcAAGTAAAACATAACCTGACTTAAACAATCTTCCCTAGTTTTGACATCTGGCTTAAAGAACATACTGAAATCAGCAATTCGTTTATTTAATTGCGATACAatagaaaatagagtgaaaaGGTACAAACATTCAAGTgaatgaaataatcaaataaactaTGGAATAAAGAAAATCAAGAAGGTGGTTTAATGTAAGCATAAGCAGTAAAAAAACTCTGGAACAATGTGAGAAGTAGCAAGATAACTGCAGCGATAAAGGAGAAATATGCCCATGGATTGTTGAAATACTTGTGTTTCAAGGTTGCCTTCATAACATTCCACTTTCGGTTATAATTGTGGTCAACCTTATTGGACAATTCAGATAAATAGCTATCTTGGAGGTCGAAAGCCACCTCTTGACATAGCCGGTTGAACAAATCTGCAACTTCGGAATCAGTTCCTAACCAGTGTTCGATGATGCCACAGTAGTGCAAGTATCTGACATCTTCGGCAGAGTCTATCAAATTGTCCATGAAGATTATGTAGGATGTTATGTCGTTGTTTGAGTCAATATGGCATTGCTCAAAAGCTATAAGATTCGAGAAGAGAGATTTGGTacctacaaaacaaaaaaaaaacaaatatgcgAGACAATAGGGCGTTTTTGTAAGTTTAATGAACTAAGGGAATTCTCTAGAAAAAATGCATTTGCTTGAATCATTCTATACTAGTCAAATGAAGAATCATTGATGACCGTTTaataatctatttaatttaGCAACTTGTGGACAAGAATTTAACAAAATGACAAAATACGTCATGCAtatttgctttaaaaaaaataaataaataatacacgTTATAAAATACTATAATATGATTAGAAAAGCCTTTTATTATCTATTTAGTCAAATTTAACCGATAAAAGATTGttcccaaaaataaatatatcgtGTTTGacttgcatataaaaaaaagaaaaactatttgTATGTAGATGGGAATCACGTTGTGATATTAAGTAATAGGTTTTTATCAATACATATATGGTATAGTTGTAAAAGTTAGATTTCAAATGTAACAGaaccaaaaaaagaatttaataaaacatGGGCAATGGCTTAAAAATAAGATAGAACAAAAATCGTGAACGTACCATCATGGATAAGTAGTTTGGGTATCTCCAGATAACCGTTTTTGAACCGAATATCCCAAAACCGGTCGGTTTTCCTTCTCTTGAATTTAATACCAGCCTCTCTCAGTTCCGTCACACAGTGTATTAGTTGTTGTTGGCGCTTGTCCGCCGCACGCCTTTTCCACGACCATCTAGTTCGTGATAACCTCGGCTCCGGTTTTTGACTAGGCCGGAGCAAACTTCGCCGGAAAACATCTAGACAGTGCAACTCTTCCTTGTCCTTGTCAGCGATTGGGTTAAAGAAGTTATCGTTTTCTAACGAGATCTTAATTTCTACCTGGTCGGTTTTGGTTGCTAACTTATCGGTTGGCATTAACGGGTTGAAAAACCGAATTGCTAGTTGCACCACTAAACCGGTTTGGTATTCTGAACCAAGTTGTAGCTCTAATAACCGGTTAAGTACGAACAAAGGAAGTTGATTTTCAAGCATTACCATGTCACGTTGAATCGAATGCATCGATCCCCGCATCGCGAAGACCGGATCGTTACGACCATACCTAGccaacaccaaaaaaaaactaaagattgCGGACTAAACCAAGACCGAACCAAATGGtctatataataagatttaagtttgatttgaatattagtttttttataaaactgaaaatccAAAACAAGAACCAAACTGAATCAAACTTACCCGAGTACCAAGAATCCTTTATCGTTATCAGCTCCTCTGAAGAGCTCAAGAATAAACAAACCATCAAGAAACATCATTTCTGCGAACTTATTACTACTCCAAACAATAGGACCTTCATAACAAGCACGAGCTTTCTCCTCAAGCTCTTTCATGGCATCAATATACATTTCAATGCGGTGCTTGGTGCGTTTCATGACCATATTGACCGCACGCCATTTGTGATGCTCCATAGGCACTAGATGTTCTTTGCCATGGTGGTATGGACCAAGCGAGACCGTTTGAGGAAAATAGGACTTCTTGTCGTTTTCTTGAAGGTAACGTGGAACTCTATAGATACAGAGCTTGTCTCTGCTAGTTGTTGCGTCGACTCTAAGTGTTGCATCCATTTTTTCTTTGATCGAGATCACCCATGCTTCTCTTGTCTCTTCGGGTttctgatttagggtttggagtttttGACGCATTTTGAGGGTGATCAAGTACCAGGTCAACATGCGTTTATGGTacaattttcttcttcttctacttatTATTAAATGCGGTAGAGGAAGAATCGGCAcaaatggtggtggtggtggcggtggtCGTGGccgaggtggtggtggtggtggcggggGTCGTGAAAGTGGTCGCAGTGGTCGTGGCCAtgacggtggtggtggtggtctaGGCACTGGTTGACTTCTTGTTAGTCTTTGGATTAAATTTCCAGCAGACCGGGACGAAATGGATCTGAATtgtggtggtggaggtggtggtggtggcggtcGATTAGTAAGATTCACCATCTCTTTTTGCTTGAAGCTTTTACAGAATATTGAGAGTGAGTGAAAATGTCAAAAGCAAAGATGTAACAAACATAACAACTAATTAAAGTTGTGATAGTTTCTAATATTTATGGACATCTGTAATGACAACAACcataattattatacataaCACTTCTGTGCACAACAGCATACACACGCTA encodes:
- the LOC106444304 gene encoding UPF0481 protein At3g47200-like, which codes for MVNLTNRPPPPPPPPPQFRSISSRSAGNLIQRLTRSQPVPRPPPPPSWPRPLRPLSRPPPPPPPPRPRPPPPPPPFVPILPLPHLIISRRRRKLYHKRMLTWYLITLKMRQKLQTLNQKPEETREAWVISIKEKMDATLRVDATTSRDKLCIYRVPRYLQENDKKSYFPQTVSLGPYHHGKEHLVPMEHHKWRAVNMVMKRTKHRIEMYIDAMKELEEKARACYEGPIVWSSNKFAEMMFLDGLFILELFRGADNDKGFLVLGYGRNDPVFAMRGSMHSIQRDMVMLENQLPLFVLNRLLELQLGSEYQTGLVVQLAIRFFNPLMPTDKLATKTDQVEIKISLENDNFFNPIADKDKEELHCLDVFRRSLLRPSQKPEPRLSRTRWSWKRRAADKRQQQLIHCVTELREAGIKFKRRKTDRFWDIRFKNGYLEIPKLLIHDGTKSLFSNLIAFEQCHIDSNNDITSYIIFMDNLIDSAEDVRYLHYCGIIEHWLGTDSEVADLFNRLCQEVAFDLQDSYLSELSNKVDHNYNRKWNVMKATLKHKYFNNPWAYFSFIAAVILLLLTLFQSFFTAYAYIKPPS